A genomic segment from Flavobacterium inviolabile encodes:
- a CDS encoding carboxypeptidase-like regulatory domain-containing protein, with protein sequence MKSIYLVIYLFFSITGLQAQTKITGIVKDVVTKLPVSGASVYVPQTTNGVSSDQNGLFTIWLKDNDAIIVSFMGYESVMAPVALLTKDESLNVIYLKTEVSELNEVIVRKRKKMNRKNWQQYYDMFQTEFLGNSKIARQAKILNPEVLYFSISDDSLKIVANADAPLQIYNEKLGYQIRYELVRFECPRGHVPGVYGTTSTAVIHFGYPYFTDIVNEKKLNPKVVERNRLDAYRGSFMHFVRACYYNTLNSEGFTVRKMFLKSNPKYPGADSIPYYMKQYRETRDLKYLRAVKEPFITVVEPNSSRRESFITEESNRKSIAFDDYLNITYTREKEEDNYIGARSRNPTFQTSQLKLAEGALEIYHNGQIADPEAIIIFGYMGWKKAGDMLPFDYGLDMEVTK encoded by the coding sequence ATGAAATCTATTTATCTTGTAATTTACCTTTTTTTCAGCATCACGGGCTTACAGGCTCAAACCAAAATAACCGGAATTGTAAAAGATGTGGTTACTAAATTGCCTGTTAGCGGTGCTTCTGTTTATGTTCCGCAAACTACAAATGGGGTGAGCAGTGACCAAAACGGCTTATTTACAATATGGCTCAAAGACAACGATGCGATTATCGTCAGCTTTATGGGCTATGAAAGTGTTATGGCTCCAGTGGCTTTGCTGACAAAAGACGAAAGCCTGAACGTTATTTATTTAAAAACCGAGGTCAGCGAATTAAATGAGGTCATTGTCCGGAAGCGAAAGAAAATGAACCGTAAAAACTGGCAGCAATATTATGACATGTTCCAGACCGAATTTCTGGGCAACAGCAAAATAGCGAGACAGGCAAAAATTCTGAATCCCGAAGTGCTGTATTTCAGCATCAGTGATGATTCTTTGAAAATTGTTGCCAATGCAGACGCACCATTACAGATCTATAATGAAAAACTGGGCTACCAGATTCGTTATGAACTTGTCCGCTTTGAATGTCCGCGCGGGCATGTACCCGGTGTTTACGGCACAACAAGCACCGCAGTAATTCATTTCGGCTATCCTTATTTTACAGACATAGTAAATGAGAAAAAATTGAATCCGAAAGTTGTTGAACGCAACAGACTTGATGCTTACAGAGGTTCTTTTATGCATTTTGTAAGAGCCTGTTATTACAACACCTTAAACAGTGAAGGTTTTACGGTTCGTAAGATGTTCCTGAAAAGCAATCCTAAATATCCCGGTGCCGACAGTATTCCTTATTATATGAAGCAGTACCGCGAAACCAGGGATCTAAAATACCTGCGGGCAGTCAAAGAGCCTTTTATAACGGTGGTCGAACCGAATTCCAGCAGAAGGGAATCGTTTATCACAGAGGAATCCAACAGGAAGTCTATTGCTTTTGACGATTACCTGAATATAACCTACACCCGGGAAAAAGAAGAGGACAACTACATTGGCGCCCGTAGCCGGAATCCAACTTTTCAAACCTCACAGCTGAAGTTGGCTGAAGGCGCTCTTGAAATTTACCACAACGGACAGATAGCCGATCCGGAAGCCATTATTATTTTCGGATATATGGGCTGGAAAAAAGCGGGCGATATGCTTCCTTTTGATTACGGTTTAGACATGGAGGTCACAAAATAA
- a CDS encoding tetratricopeptide repeat protein, whose translation MKQLGYIFFLLPLAVWSQGNFEKGEQLFKQEQYAMAAPYFESFLNENPNNPQTMEYLGDIAAHQKKWDKAIANYKKLKTQFPKNAGYQYKYGGALGMKAKESSKFKALGMIGEIEDSFKAAAKLDARHIESRWALVILYLELPGIVGGSEKKAQYYAGELMAISPVDGNLSKGHIAEYFKRYTEAEKYYLKAIAIGQSKTTYQRLADLYKNKMNLPEKAKQTLDLYQKKRT comes from the coding sequence ATGAAGCAATTGGGTTATATTTTCTTTTTACTGCCGTTAGCGGTTTGGTCACAGGGGAATTTTGAAAAGGGAGAACAGCTTTTTAAACAGGAGCAATATGCTATGGCAGCACCCTATTTTGAAAGCTTTTTAAATGAAAACCCGAATAACCCCCAAACCATGGAGTATTTAGGAGATATTGCGGCACATCAAAAAAAATGGGACAAAGCCATTGCCAATTATAAGAAATTAAAAACACAGTTTCCTAAAAACGCAGGCTACCAATACAAATATGGCGGTGCTTTGGGAATGAAAGCAAAAGAAAGCAGTAAGTTCAAAGCTTTGGGAATGATTGGCGAAATTGAAGATTCTTTTAAGGCGGCGGCAAAACTGGATGCCAGACATATAGAATCCCGGTGGGCATTGGTAATATTGTACCTGGAATTACCCGGAATAGTAGGCGGTAGTGAAAAGAAGGCACAATATTATGCCGGCGAATTAATGGCCATTTCACCGGTGGACGGAAACCTTTCCAAAGGACATATTGCCGAATATTTCAAACGTTATACCGAAGCGGAAAAATACTATCTGAAAGCAATAGCCATAGGACAGTCCAAAACAACCTACCAGCGATTGGCAGACTTGTATAAAAATAAAATGAATTTGCCGGAAAAAGCAAAACAAACCTTAGATTTGTATCAAAAGAAAAGAACATAA
- a CDS encoding UDP-N-acetylmuramate--L-alanine ligase yields MRTHFIAIGGSAMHNLALALHNKGYHVTGSDDAIFEPSRTRLENKGLLPEEMGWFPEKITADIEAVILGMHAKADNPELLKAQELGLKIYSYPEFLYEQSKNKTRVVIGGSHGKTTITSMILHVMHYHNIEVDYMVGAQLEGFDTMVHLTEENDFIVLEGDEYLSSPMDRRPKFHLYQPNIALISGIAWDHINVFPTYENYVEQFEIFIEKITNGGILVYNENDAEVKRVAEAATNPIRKIPYHTPEYTVDNGVTLLATPEGPMPIEVFGAHNLNNLAGAKWICQNMGVDEADFYEAIASFKGASKRLEKIAESKSKVAYKDFAHSPSKVAATTKAVKEQYPNRKLIACLELHTYSSLNAEFLKEYQGALEYADEAVVFYSPDAVKIKQLEEVTYEQIAKAFEREDLIIYTNPEDFKKYLFHLDLENTALLLMSSGNYGGLNFDDVKELVK; encoded by the coding sequence ATGCGTACACATTTTATCGCAATAGGAGGCAGTGCCATGCACAATCTGGCATTAGCGCTACACAATAAAGGATACCACGTTACCGGAAGTGATGATGCTATTTTTGAACCTTCCAGAACCAGGTTAGAAAATAAAGGATTACTACCGGAAGAAATGGGCTGGTTCCCTGAAAAAATAACGGCCGATATTGAAGCGGTTATTTTGGGTATGCACGCCAAAGCGGACAATCCGGAATTATTAAAAGCACAGGAATTGGGATTGAAGATCTATTCATATCCTGAATTTTTATACGAACAGTCCAAAAATAAAACCCGGGTGGTTATTGGCGGTTCCCATGGAAAAACAACCATAACCTCGATGATACTGCATGTTATGCATTACCACAATATTGAAGTGGATTATATGGTGGGCGCACAATTGGAAGGTTTTGATACAATGGTTCATCTAACGGAAGAAAACGATTTTATTGTTCTGGAAGGAGATGAATACCTGTCGTCACCAATGGACAGAAGACCGAAATTCCACCTGTATCAGCCCAATATAGCTTTGATCAGCGGAATAGCCTGGGATCATATTAACGTGTTTCCAACCTATGAAAACTATGTGGAGCAGTTTGAGATTTTTATTGAAAAAATAACAAACGGCGGTATCCTGGTCTATAATGAAAATGATGCTGAGGTAAAAAGAGTAGCGGAAGCGGCAACAAATCCGATCCGCAAAATTCCATACCACACTCCGGAATATACAGTTGATAATGGCGTTACTTTATTAGCAACACCGGAAGGCCCTATGCCGATTGAGGTTTTTGGCGCACACAACCTGAATAACCTTGCCGGAGCCAAATGGATCTGCCAGAATATGGGTGTTGATGAAGCCGATTTCTATGAAGCCATTGCCAGTTTTAAAGGAGCCTCCAAACGTTTGGAAAAAATAGCCGAGAGCAAGAGCAAAGTAGCCTATAAGGATTTTGCACACTCTCCAAGTAAGGTGGCGGCTACAACCAAAGCCGTAAAAGAACAATACCCGAACCGAAAACTGATTGCCTGCCTGGAACTGCACACCTACAGCAGCCTGAATGCGGAGTTTCTGAAAGAATACCAGGGCGCTCTGGAGTATGCCGATGAAGCTGTTGTTTTTTATTCGCCTGATGCTGTTAAAATCAAACAGCTGGAAGAAGTTACCTACGAACAGATTGCAAAAGCATTTGAACGGGAAGACCTGATTATCTATACCAATCCGGAAGACTTTAAAAAATACCTCTTCCATCTGGATCTGGAAAATACAGCTTTATTGTTAATGAGTTCCGGAAATTATGGCGGACTTAATTTTGACGATGTAAAAGAGCTGGTAAAATAG